One segment of Paraburkholderia sp. PGU19 DNA contains the following:
- a CDS encoding type II secretion system protein, giving the protein MRNPLRKRNGFTLIELLIVLSIIALMLTLALPQYFHSIDASKEKILAENLHVTRDAIDKFYGDLGRYPDSLDELVDKRYLRAPPFDPVTDSATTWHIVPPDEQFPGKVYDLRSGAEGTTLDGRPFNTL; this is encoded by the coding sequence ATGAGAAATCCACTGCGCAAACGGAACGGCTTCACGCTGATCGAGTTGCTGATCGTGCTATCGATCATCGCGTTGATGCTCACGCTAGCGCTGCCGCAGTATTTCCATTCGATCGATGCGTCGAAGGAGAAAATTCTCGCGGAGAATCTCCACGTGACTCGAGATGCAATCGACAAGTTCTACGGCGATCTCGGACGTTACCCCGATTCACTCGACGAGCTCGTCGACAAGCGCTATCTGCGCGCCCCGCCGTTCGATCCGGTCACGGACAGCGCGACCACCTGGCATATCGTGCCGCCCGATGAGCAATTTCCCGGCAAGGTCTACGACCTGCGGAGCGGTGCCGAAGGCACGACGCTGGACGGCCGGCCTTTCAATACGTTATGA
- the merB gene encoding organomercurial lyase produces the protein MNQQRFDSLLHHHIVMTFIQKGHAPTNEELAQKLAASLDEVESGLVRLGTSHGIVLHPGRCELWVVHPFSSSPTHTWVQAATSGWWAPCMWCALGIAALIKGELTIHTRIGAEKEPVQIDVVDGVPEQAGLFVHFADPPRKAWDNVHHFCARVLPFRSPEDVADWAKRHRLPLGEVMPITLLGELARRWYSHHADADWEKWTPAQALEIFQSIGLVSDFWNLDTSAKHY, from the coding sequence ATGAACCAGCAACGGTTCGATTCTCTACTGCATCATCACATCGTGATGACTTTCATCCAGAAAGGTCATGCCCCGACCAACGAGGAGCTGGCACAGAAGCTGGCGGCTAGTTTGGATGAAGTCGAAAGCGGGCTTGTGCGCCTTGGCACCTCTCATGGCATTGTGCTTCACCCAGGCCGATGCGAACTGTGGGTGGTTCATCCGTTTTCGTCGTCGCCGACCCACACCTGGGTTCAGGCTGCGACATCAGGATGGTGGGCGCCATGCATGTGGTGCGCGCTGGGTATCGCAGCGCTAATAAAGGGCGAACTGACTATACATACGCGAATCGGTGCCGAAAAGGAACCGGTGCAAATTGATGTCGTGGACGGTGTTCCGGAACAAGCCGGTTTGTTCGTTCACTTTGCGGACCCTCCACGTAAGGCTTGGGACAACGTCCATCATTTTTGTGCTCGCGTGCTTCCGTTCCGGTCTCCGGAAGATGTGGCTGATTGGGCCAAACGGCATCGGCTGCCGTTAGGCGAAGTCATGCCGATTACGCTATTGGGTGAACTTGCGCGACGTTGGTATTCGCATCATGCCGATGCAGACTGGGAGAAATGGACACCCGCTCAAGCGCTCGAGATATTCCAATCGATCGGTTTAGTTAGCGATTTTTGGAACCTCGACACTTCTGCAAAGCACTATTGA
- a CDS encoding amino acid ABC transporter ATP-binding protein, with protein sequence MSSDQPIISIRELTKSFGTHRVLNGIDFDIQPSQVVVVIGPSGSGKSTFLRCCNGLERPERGTIDICGRRLVDHGTMLKERALNALRTEVGMVFQSFNLFPHLSVLHNITVGPRMLRDASKADAEAAALTLLKKVGLEHKAHAMPASLSGGQKQRVAIARALAMQPRVMLFDEPTSALDPELVGEVLQVMKLLAAEGMTMLVVTHEMGFAKEVADVVVVMDGGEIVEAGPPAQIFSTPTQPRTRSFLQAVLSRS encoded by the coding sequence ATGAGCAGCGATCAACCTATCATCAGTATTCGCGAACTCACGAAATCGTTCGGGACGCACCGCGTATTGAACGGCATTGACTTCGATATCCAGCCGAGCCAGGTCGTAGTCGTGATCGGGCCGAGCGGTTCCGGCAAAAGCACGTTCCTGCGCTGCTGCAACGGTCTGGAGCGGCCGGAGCGCGGCACCATCGATATCTGCGGGCGTCGCCTCGTCGATCACGGCACGATGCTCAAGGAGCGCGCACTCAACGCGCTGCGTACCGAAGTGGGCATGGTGTTTCAGTCGTTCAACCTGTTTCCGCATCTTTCGGTGTTGCACAACATCACCGTCGGACCACGCATGCTGCGCGACGCGTCGAAAGCCGATGCCGAAGCGGCTGCGCTTACGCTGCTCAAGAAGGTTGGCCTCGAACACAAGGCGCACGCGATGCCCGCCAGCCTGTCGGGCGGGCAGAAACAGCGCGTCGCGATCGCCCGTGCGCTGGCGATGCAGCCGCGCGTCATGCTGTTCGACGAACCCACGTCCGCGCTCGATCCCGAACTCGTCGGCGAAGTGCTGCAGGTGATGAAGTTGCTCGCGGCCGAAGGCATGACGATGCTCGTCGTCACGCACGAAATGGGCTTCGCGAAAGAGGTCGCCGATGTCGTCGTCGTGATGGACGGCGGAGAGATCGTCGAGGCCGGTCCGCCCGCGCAGATCTTTTCGACGCCGACGCAGCCTCGCACGCGTTCGTTCCTGCAAGCGGTGTTGTCACGGTCGTGA
- a CDS encoding DUF4439 domain-containing protein — protein sequence MFEEISRVADHDESQRRSFLRKVGFVAVNLGAIAVASPARAAKQANGDVDPDVNIMQGALAIEHEGIAAYRLAGASGLLTPGTLKVATIFMGHHQQHRDSLEALIAKAGGSPVKPKSDAQYTQELNLGSLKSEGDVVALAAKLEQGATNAYAGQVAALRNRQLTHLFTQLCADESVHWTTLNNAMAVPIPMKAYLFG from the coding sequence ATGTTCGAAGAAATTTCACGAGTTGCTGATCACGACGAGAGCCAACGGCGCAGCTTCCTCCGGAAAGTTGGTTTCGTTGCCGTCAATCTTGGTGCTATCGCAGTGGCATCCCCAGCCCGGGCCGCGAAGCAAGCGAACGGCGACGTTGATCCGGACGTCAATATCATGCAGGGCGCACTGGCCATTGAACACGAGGGCATAGCTGCCTATCGTCTCGCAGGCGCGAGCGGCTTGCTGACTCCGGGTACATTGAAGGTCGCAACGATTTTCATGGGGCATCATCAGCAGCATCGAGACTCCCTTGAGGCGCTTATCGCGAAGGCCGGCGGTTCACCCGTCAAGCCAAAGTCCGATGCGCAGTACACTCAGGAACTGAATCTGGGCTCTCTAAAATCGGAGGGTGACGTGGTCGCCCTTGCAGCCAAATTAGAGCAAGGCGCGACTAACGCCTATGCGGGTCAGGTTGCCGCCCTGCGAAATCGCCAGCTGACACATCTGTTCACTCAACTCTGTGCGGACGAATCCGTGCACTGGACAACGTTGAACAATGCGATGGCCGTGCCGATTCCGATGAAAGCCTATTTATTTGGCTGA
- a CDS encoding type II secretion system protein codes for MMRAPITRTADAARAFRPNRFGRRALGGFTLVELLVTLAILGVLASMTVPVAQVMRQREREQELRDALHQIRGAIDAYKAAAKDGRVPVDRGVSGYPPKLNVLVDGVKDQSDPKGAKIYFLRRLPRDPMSNDPQLDAVDTWRKRAYASEPDDPQEGDDVYDVYSMSKGVGLNGIPYRNW; via the coding sequence ATGATGCGTGCTCCAATAACTCGTACTGCCGACGCGGCTCGCGCGTTTCGTCCGAATCGCTTCGGCCGTCGTGCTCTGGGCGGTTTCACGCTGGTCGAACTCCTCGTTACGCTCGCGATCCTCGGGGTGCTCGCGAGCATGACGGTACCGGTCGCGCAAGTGATGCGGCAGCGCGAGCGCGAGCAGGAGTTGCGAGACGCGTTGCATCAGATCCGTGGCGCGATCGATGCGTATAAGGCGGCTGCGAAAGACGGCCGCGTGCCTGTGGATAGAGGCGTCTCTGGATACCCGCCGAAGCTGAACGTGCTCGTCGACGGTGTGAAGGATCAGAGCGATCCGAAGGGCGCGAAGATCTATTTTCTGCGCCGTTTGCCGCGCGATCCGATGAGCAACGATCCTCAACTCGACGCCGTGGACACTTGGCGCAAGCGCGCGTATGCGAGCGAGCCCGACGATCCGCAGGAAGGCGACGACGTGTACGACGTCTACTCGATGTCGAAAGGCGTCGGCCTGAACGGCATTCCCTACCGGAACTGGTGA
- a CDS encoding c-type cytochrome — MAQTNDVMVGKLLYEARCGACHSVDANRTGPLHRGVVGRPVASVPGFDYSPALKHLGGVWTPGRLNLWLQNPQAVAPGTAMYFTVDDPVQRRQIIAYLSTLLQVDDHAK; from the coding sequence ATGGCGCAGACGAATGATGTCATGGTCGGCAAGTTGCTTTACGAAGCCAGATGCGGAGCGTGCCATTCAGTTGATGCCAATCGTACAGGGCCGCTACATCGAGGGGTGGTCGGCCGGCCGGTGGCTAGCGTCCCAGGCTTCGATTATTCGCCCGCGCTGAAGCACTTGGGAGGCGTATGGACGCCAGGACGTCTAAACCTCTGGCTGCAAAACCCGCAGGCGGTAGCGCCTGGCACCGCCATGTACTTTACTGTCGACGACCCCGTGCAGCGGCGACAGATCATTGCCTATCTGAGCACGCTGCTACAGGTCGATGATCATGCCAAGTAG
- a CDS encoding restriction endonuclease: MQSGNLNGRDSRCCASATTRPWASPSRRCRIADGGIDATLYKDGREAPIAVVQCKAWRTPVKVEPVRALGGVMHSKKVKRGVFWSLAGSSASQFGTMPFRLTFYWWTAQALSNVFVPWKPSNRQGCLRWRSKATIRRQLVRPVA, translated from the coding sequence ATGCAATCAGGCAACTTGAATGGAAGAGATTCGAGATGCTGTGCGTCTGCTACTACGAGGCCATGGGCTTCACCGTCAAGACGGTGCCGTATTGCTGATGGCGGTATTGACGCCACGCTATACAAGGATGGGCGGGAAGCTCCGATTGCAGTCGTCCAGTGCAAAGCATGGCGGACCCCTGTGAAGGTGGAACCAGTGCGGGCACTCGGCGGCGTCATGCACTCGAAAAAGGTGAAGCGCGGCGTCTTTTGGTCACTAGCAGGTTCATCGGCCAGCCAGTTCGGGACTATGCCTTTCAGGCTGACATTCTATTGGTGGACGGCGCAGGCATTGTCGAACGTATTCGTGCCTTGGAAGCCGTCAAACAGGCAAGGCTGCTTGCGCTGGCGTTCGAAGGCGACTATCAGACGCCAACTTGTGCGGCCTGTGGCGTGA
- a CDS encoding restriction endonuclease, translating to MGRGKRKSSVRDVLLDAPWWVSALLALASYIVFHAVVPAAMARNPFMRGVATMSRSLAWAPATMFAVLGLLTYLRARKRQAAPDSGSGTAWPLRKEPTLRVDRTNSPFVQVMPDLAGQIDEATSASHAKPTEWTIDAIRQLEWKRFEMLCVCYYEAMGFTVKTVPYC from the coding sequence ATGGGCCGCGGGAAAAGGAAGTCGTCTGTTCGTGACGTACTGCTGGATGCGCCGTGGTGGGTTTCGGCTCTGCTGGCGTTGGCGAGCTACATCGTCTTCCACGCCGTTGTCCCGGCAGCTATGGCTCGGAATCCTTTTATGCGCGGCGTGGCCACGATGAGTCGGTCCCTTGCATGGGCTCCAGCAACGATGTTTGCCGTTCTTGGATTGCTGACCTACCTGCGTGCCCGGAAGCGGCAGGCGGCGCCCGATTCTGGGTCGGGCACGGCATGGCCCTTGCGCAAGGAACCCACTCTCCGCGTTGATCGCACCAACTCACCCTTCGTGCAGGTCATGCCGGATCTGGCAGGCCAGATCGACGAAGCCACCTCGGCGTCGCATGCGAAGCCCACGGAATGGACCATCGATGCAATCAGGCAACTTGAATGGAAGAGATTCGAGATGCTGTGCGTCTGCTACTACGAGGCCATGGGCTTCACCGTCAAGACGGTGCCGTATTGCTGA
- a CDS encoding amino acid ABC transporter permease, translating into MQLDFTPAIAGWADIAYGALVTVEVTAAALVLSCLLGLLIGIGRLSPRRRFVYGFCTGYLIFFRGTPLLVQLFLLFFGLPQFNILLPAFVCGMLGLGLYSAAYVSEIVRGAIQSVDRGQMEAARSIGMSAGQAMRAIILPQAIVRMIPPLGNEFIALIKNSALVSLLTIDDLMHEGQKIISVSYRSLEVYLVIALVYLVLTQTTNYILHRVERRLRVGGMVQ; encoded by the coding sequence ATGCAACTCGACTTCACACCGGCCATCGCCGGTTGGGCCGATATCGCGTATGGCGCGCTGGTCACGGTGGAAGTGACGGCCGCCGCGCTCGTGCTCTCATGCCTGCTCGGGCTCCTGATCGGCATCGGCCGGCTTTCGCCGCGGCGGCGTTTCGTCTACGGCTTCTGCACCGGCTATCTGATCTTCTTCCGCGGCACGCCGCTGCTCGTGCAACTGTTTCTGCTGTTCTTCGGCTTGCCACAGTTCAACATTCTGCTGCCCGCCTTTGTATGCGGCATGCTCGGGCTCGGGCTGTATTCGGCGGCTTACGTGTCGGAGATCGTGCGGGGCGCGATTCAGTCGGTGGATCGCGGGCAAATGGAAGCGGCACGCTCTATCGGCATGTCGGCGGGACAGGCGATGCGCGCGATCATTCTTCCTCAGGCCATCGTGCGCATGATTCCGCCGCTTGGCAACGAATTCATCGCGTTGATCAAGAACTCGGCGCTGGTCTCGCTGTTGACTATCGACGATCTGATGCATGAAGGACAGAAAATCATCAGCGTGTCGTACCGGTCGCTGGAGGTGTATCTCGTCATCGCGCTCGTCTATCTCGTGCTCACGCAGACGACCAACTACATTCTTCATCGTGTCGAGCGCAGGCTGCGCGTAGGAGGCATGGTCCAATGA
- a CDS encoding transporter substrate-binding domain-containing protein — MKLKNILSAASLGIAMVVAGLPGTAAAQDSNLLNIATDATFPPMEFVDKGQRTGFDIDIMNALAKAMGKQIQWTDIDFKGLIPGLIAHRFDAAISGIYITPERAQVVDFTQSYFAGGLSALVKADSPIKTLSDLNGKKVTVQVGTKSVNFLRDNYPQVQRVEVEKNQEMFDLVGIGRADAAVTGKPAAWQFVRTRPGFRVLDKELTTEAYGIAVRKDEPQLRDQMNAALAKIKADGTYDAIVKKWFSASAGTTATAK; from the coding sequence ATGAAACTGAAGAACATCCTTTCCGCCGCGAGCCTCGGCATCGCGATGGTGGTCGCTGGTCTGCCCGGCACGGCTGCCGCGCAAGACTCGAACCTGCTCAACATCGCGACCGATGCCACCTTCCCGCCGATGGAATTCGTCGACAAGGGCCAGCGCACCGGCTTCGACATCGACATCATGAATGCCCTCGCCAAGGCGATGGGCAAGCAGATCCAGTGGACCGACATCGACTTCAAAGGGTTAATTCCGGGCTTGATCGCGCATCGCTTCGATGCGGCGATCTCGGGCATCTACATCACGCCGGAGCGCGCGCAGGTCGTCGACTTCACCCAATCCTACTTCGCGGGCGGCCTGTCTGCACTCGTCAAGGCAGATTCGCCGATCAAGACGCTCTCCGATCTTAACGGCAAGAAAGTGACCGTGCAGGTCGGCACGAAGTCGGTCAACTTCCTGCGCGACAACTATCCGCAAGTGCAGCGTGTGGAAGTCGAAAAGAACCAGGAGATGTTCGACCTGGTCGGCATCGGCCGCGCAGATGCTGCTGTGACGGGCAAGCCGGCTGCCTGGCAGTTCGTGCGCACACGCCCCGGTTTCCGCGTGCTCGACAAGGAACTGACGACAGAAGCGTACGGCATTGCCGTGCGCAAGGACGAGCCGCAATTGCGCGATCAGATGAACGCCGCACTCGCAAAGATCAAGGCGGACGGCACGTACGACGCGATCGTGAAGAAGTGGTTCAGCGCGAGCGCCGGCACTACTGCAACCGCGAAGTAA
- a CDS encoding type II secretion system protein, with product MAYLALLIGIAIIGVAAAGTIQLGALYQRRMAEKELLYIGDQFQRALLSYADNSPVGLPTQPRTLDELVRDPRYPNPMRHLRRVYADPMTGKPDWVLILSPNGQTIVGIHSASHEHPIQLRQFPERFHGFEDKRSYTQWVFIARRPQLAPGQRPPNSEVGGIPVSVPVSGGSPPFQLDGDGVQPGSGESGNAASQWSGGFSNSNGFSNDGGFSNNGGFSNGSGFSTNRGASPGSGSSNGTGFSDSGFSSGN from the coding sequence TTGGCGTATCTCGCGTTACTGATTGGCATCGCGATCATCGGCGTCGCGGCGGCGGGCACGATCCAGCTCGGGGCGCTTTATCAGCGACGTATGGCTGAAAAGGAACTGCTCTATATCGGCGATCAGTTTCAGCGGGCGCTGCTCAGTTACGCCGACAATTCTCCGGTCGGCCTGCCAACCCAGCCGCGCACGCTCGACGAACTCGTGCGCGATCCACGCTATCCGAATCCGATGCGCCATCTGCGCCGTGTCTACGCTGATCCGATGACGGGCAAGCCTGACTGGGTGTTGATTCTATCGCCGAATGGACAGACGATCGTCGGCATTCACAGCGCGTCGCACGAGCATCCGATCCAGCTTCGTCAGTTTCCTGAGCGGTTTCATGGCTTCGAGGACAAGCGCAGTTACACGCAATGGGTGTTCATCGCACGACGGCCGCAGCTGGCGCCCGGGCAGCGGCCGCCGAATTCGGAAGTCGGCGGGATACCGGTGTCAGTGCCGGTGTCGGGCGGCTCGCCACCGTTCCAGCTAGATGGTGACGGCGTGCAGCCGGGCAGTGGGGAGTCCGGTAATGCTGCGAGCCAGTGGAGCGGAGGATTTTCTAACAGCAATGGTTTTTCGAATGATGGAGGATTCTCGAATAACGGTGGCTTCTCGAATGGCAGTGGCTTCTCGACGAATAGGGGGGCATCGCCCGGAAGCGGCTCGTCGAACGGAACCGGCTTTTCAGATAGCGGGTTTTCGTCGGGTAACTGA
- a CDS encoding DUF3601 domain-containing protein, with the protein MLGPKSRGHWSTHLQAPNCGYKYKCLTAGDRHTVVQPFTDFDGDVHSPGETWTFLGYAFAPHDDGLSLFVSLNLADEWHIRLGVDEPPNVASQIENFVKTASS; encoded by the coding sequence ATGTTAGGACCAAAATCACGAGGTCACTGGAGCACACATCTCCAGGCTCCGAATTGCGGTTACAAGTACAAGTGCCTGACAGCGGGGGACCGCCACACCGTCGTACAGCCGTTCACCGACTTCGACGGCGATGTACATTCGCCTGGAGAGACGTGGACATTCTTGGGATATGCGTTCGCGCCACATGACGACGGACTCTCGCTCTTCGTATCGCTCAACCTCGCGGACGAATGGCACATCCGCTTGGGCGTCGATGAGCCACCGAATGTCGCCTCTCAGATCGAGAACTTCGTCAAGACGGCATCGAGCTGA